A region of Anoplopoma fimbria isolate UVic2021 breed Golden Eagle Sablefish chromosome 24, Afim_UVic_2022, whole genome shotgun sequence DNA encodes the following proteins:
- the LOC129113045 gene encoding LOW QUALITY PROTEIN: SLAIN motif-containing protein-like (The sequence of the model RefSeq protein was modified relative to this genomic sequence to represent the inferred CDS: inserted 1 base in 1 codon) — MDLQNQLICDWRQFFSNQPPVGFDTSANHHRLFSELRGSPVRLEGNSDPYRSIWKDAEQERVKRCNNRSFAIDARIRLDNLKSGCNSPLPCGDTDMMLYNYNVQKDIWDREESGEEESEEEESEEEESEEEESEEEESALDSVELLDVEDDEQDEESCIPHRLYESPKKQVFVERSESAFRWCRHVLDNPSPEMEAACRSLKNRLDQRSSSHFYRSPAVFHHNVSSTDXTSVRTTHTISDGSDNELRISHDAITTSYRLQDITDVHIIARIQEASLRQDYVSTPARRSSESSPGLSAMSSFPCRSPTSGAEQGCQSPKLARLHQQVTQFKLLKLAQNQATSPGRTRSPRGTSLRSLQAVRNSRSLDTEDGQSADQIPYPPSVPVNPNSSLHSVRDSADRMTAVKRLVRSQSLSPCRIPHPAKGYLSVHGRVFASPDRSTSKAWGRNVTPTRR, encoded by the exons ATGGACCTCCAAAACCAATTGATATGCGACTGGAGACAGTTTTTTTCCAATCAGCCACCAGTGGGGTTTGATACCAGTGCAAACCATCATCGTCTCTTCAGTGAGTTGAGAGGCAGCCCTGTCAGGCTGGAAGGCAATTCAGATCCATACCGCAGCATATGGAAGGACGCTGAGCAGGAAAGAGTCAAGAGATGTAACAATCGCTCATTTGCCATTGACGCTAGAATTAGACTGGATAATTTGAAGTCAGGTTGTAATTCACCCTTGCCTTGTGGTGACACGGATATGATGTTGTACAACTATAACGTTCAAAAAGACATCTGGGACAGGGAAGAGTCAGGGGAGGAAgagtcagaggaggaagagtctGAGGAGGAAGAGTCTGAGGAGGAAGAGTCTGAGGAGGAAGAGTCTGCTTTGGACTCGGTGGAGCTCCTTGATGTAGAGGACGATGAGCAGGATGAAGAGAGCTG TATTCCTCACAGGTTATACGAGTCTCCAAAGAAGCAGGTGTTTGTGGAGAGAAGTGAGTCCGCTTTCCGATGGTGTCGACACGTCCTGGATAACCCGAGTCCTGAGATGGAGGCGGCATGTCGCTCACTGAAAAATAGGCTGGACCAAA GATCAAGCAGTCATTTCTACAGAAGTCCTGCAGTTTTCCATCATAATGTGAGCTCTACAG AAACATCTGTGAGGACAACTCACACTATCTCTGATGGTTCAG ATAATGAGCTGAGGATCTCCCATGACGCCATAACAACAAGCTACAGACTGCAGGACATCACAGATGTCCACATTATAGCTCGTATACAGGAAGCCA GTTTAAGACAGGACTATGTGTCGACGCCTGCCAGGAGAAGTTCTGAGTCCTCA CCTGGTCTATCGGCAATGAGCTCTTTCCCTTGCCGGTCACCAACATCAGGAGCTGAGCAGGGCTGCCAAAGTCCAAAACTGGCCAGACTTCACCAGCAAGTCACCCAGTTCAAGCTGCTGAAACTCGCTCAGAATCAAG CAACATCACCAGGCAGGACCAGGTCTCCTCGGGGGACCAGCCTCCGCTCCCTCCAGGCTGTTAGAAACAGCCGAAGTCTAGACACTGAAGACGGCCAATCTGCTGACCAAATCCCTTACCCACCATCAG TGCCCGTGAACCCCAACAGCTCGTTGCACTCAGTGAGAGACTCCGCAGACAGGATGACGGCCGTGAAGAGATTGGTGAGGTCTCAGTCTCTCAGCCCCTGCAGGATCCCTCACCCTGCTAAGGGGTACCTGTCTGTTCACGGACGTGTTTTTGCCTCACCTGACAGGTCCACCAGCAAAGCTTGGGGCAGAAATGTTACTCCCACTCGAAGGTGA